GGCCCCCAgggatccatcagctgcttctctAGGATGGGCAGGGCCTCAGCTGCCAGGACCATGAGCTGCTGTAGAATCTGTGGGTAGAGAAATACCAGACCAGACCTGACCACCGTTCTCTCTTAGCACAGGCTGGGCCTGCTTTTTTTCTGGAGGAGGAAACCACACATTTAAGGGTAGGGATGGGTTGAACCTGGGCTGAAGGTCCATCCTGTGTCCACAGAGAGCTCTTGCGGTCCTGGGGGGTGATGATGACCATGACAGGGAGTTGTGCCCGAGCTGCCAGGAAGCTACTGTGGATCTCTACCTGCTCCTCCACTGAGGACAAGGAGGGATCCCAGGTcagcctgcccctcccccagACACCCTCTGCTCCCCCAGGTCCTCCTACTGTAGGCCCAGCAACTGCCCATCAGTGGGGTTTTCCAAAGCCCCTACCCCAAGTAGCTTTGGGAATACTCCATTTGCCTCAAAGAGGGGGGCATTAATCTCCCAGCCTCAGCCCAGAAGCagaattttccacagcctggcACACCCATTCTGGTTTCCGGGACCGCACAAGCTGAGGCCTGTCCCTAACCCCCTCTCCCTTGTGCCCCACACACCTGGGGAATTAGGAAGTTGACACCTTGCTCTCTGCTGGCACAAAGAGCTCCTCATATTACAACTGGAAATCGTCATCCCCAATCCCCAAGGGGTCTGGGCATCTATTCTAATCCAGGCCCTTCCCTGTTCCCTGCCACAAGACTTCTCACCTGGTGTTCAGGGTCCCCATTCTGCTATTCTCTCCCTCCATGCCCGAAGCGTAGCTTACTTACCACCCACAGTCCACTTTGCTTCTGACCATTATGTGGACAAAACATGTCTTTACATACAGCCCTAGAGCTCCCTAAAGCCTTAACCTGGGGCTCTTCTTCCTGACAACTCTCCACCCCAAGGGCCAGGCTTAGATATCAGAGACAGAAGAGGCAGAGAAAACCTAAGACTGGCAGGGAAAACTCTCGCCTGTCCCATTGTGCAGTCTGCAAAgggtggttcttctggcagtctcacCCCAGGCCTACCACTCACCAGTGAGCTCACTGTTGAGGTTGACAATGAGGGGGCTGTTCTTCCAATCAAAGGTTGAAACCAGATAGAGGAACCGAAGGAAGCCAACCTGGGGGGAGCTGAGAGCAGGGCGTAAGCAGAGCCTGGAGCCCAGCTCACCCTTCGTCTTCTCCCATCAGTCACAACCTAAGAAGCCCAGACCCCTTGGCATGGACTGGGAGAGGAACGTCTTAGAACCTCTTCTATCACTTGCTTCCACTACCCTCCCCCATCTAAACTGGGGGTGCAGCATAAAGGATGAAGGCTGGCCCCAAGGGGAGCTTCCCTGCTGAGGAAAGGATAGAGgaaatcacctgggtgggaagaAGGGTTCAGGCTGTAGGAAAAGGGCAGCGGCCACCAGGTCCAGGCTTTCATTGGAGAACCCCTCACCTAGAAGCTGGGCGCGCACCCACCGCTTGGCCAGCCGAGCCACACCTGAGAAGGCTGGGTGCTGCTGTTGGAGTCTAGGGGGAAAACGGGATAGTGACAATGAGACCCAGACACCCAGAGCCCAGGGAAAGTGTCTCAACCCCAGTGCCACCATTCATTCAACCCTTACCCAGTGTCGGCCCCTGTGCTGATTAATGCTTTACATGCATAATCTCACGTTCTCCTAGCAAATGCCCTAAAAGATCGGGCCTAtcgttattctcattttacaaatgaagaaaataacgtCCCAAGGAGAATGTGACCAAAGGGACGCAGCCAGGAAGGGGTGAGTCAGGACTCCAGACCTTGTCTAACTCCAGGACATACATCCCTGACCATAACACCGTCTGGTCTCCCAGAGGAACAGGCAGCCAAGAGAGCAGAATGGGGGCCAGAAGGGCGTCCAGACAGGGAGACCCTGTGCAGGTGGCCATACCCATGCAAGGCGCTGGTAAGTAGGGGCAGCTGCTTCGTGTCCCTCTCAAGGCGGAGGGAGGCAGGCGTGTCCCTCAGTGAGATCATCCCCTCGGGGCTCCGCATCTCCCTCAGGATCTGGGGCTCCCGCTGATAGGCCACACGCACCCGGAACACGAATCCATCCTGTCAGGTGGGGTATGGGGATGGGAAGTAAATGTCAGCCTGGACCCCGGGGGCGCTCTGCCATCCCTGTGCTCCCCAGGGCATCCCTGCCTCGGACCACGCTAACCTTGAGGACGTCAGTGTGTGTGGCCGTGGTACGGCACTGCAGCCCATGCTGTTGCATCAGTATCTCTGCCAGACGCAGCTGGAAGGCAGCTCGGACCCGCCGCACAGCCTCAGCATCCTGCGGCCACTGACCACTGCCCTCCAGGTGACATACCACTGGAGGAGAGGGGCAAGAGACCTGTCTCTGACTGCAGTCTGAGGTGGGCGCTGCCCTTCTCACTGACTCCCACACCCTCCCAAGAGCCCCCTCACCAGTCATGGGCTCCACATAGGCTGGGCAGGGCTTGTCAGGCCGGGGCACCAGCGAGGCTCGCTCTCGCAGACGCTGATAGAAGGAGTAGGCTGGCCAGACGGGGGTTGGGGGGAACACCTGTGAAAGAAGGGGGGCTGAGGAAGGTGTCTGGGTCTGCGGGGGAGTGCCCAGAGTCAAGAGTTGGAGGGCGGGGGGACACTAGATGGCTAGAGCAGAGCTGTGGGTCACCAACCAGAGAGGGCTCCCTTCTCCCCTTACACCTTACCTCTGTGTAGCGTAGCACCGGGTGAATTCCCTGAACAGCGGACACTGTCAGCGGGAGGCCCTCCAGCCCCCACAGCAAGCGGCTGAGGTCGTCGTAGCAACGCACTGCAGCTGCCAGGGCCTCCTCACCTGTGCTGGAGGTCTGAGGGGGAGAAGACAGTCAGGAAGCCAGGACCATACAGAACCCTAGCACCACCAGGGAGTTTGCCATGGCTCAGCTGAAGAGCCAGAGCCCCCTCTACTGGACACTCCAGGAGGTGCAGCCTGGCCTGGAACAGCAGAGGTGCCCGCTGAGGTGGTGAGGGCTCTCTCCCCCGACTAATTCCACCCTATCTACAATCTACAATAGTCAACAACTGCTAGCCTGACCCCATCCCAGGGCCCTTACCTCCTTCAGGCCTTGGATAAGTGCATCCAGGAAGCCCCCCACATAATGGACACAGGTATCTGGGATGTCTGCATGGCTGGAGAAGGGCACAGACAGTGAGGGCATGGGGAACTGTGACCCAGCAGATGAGCTCCTCACCCCCAAGAGCCTGGGCCAGACCCTAGTAAAAGGCTCCCCAGCCTATGACTGCCTCCTGGCATTCAGGTGTTAACACTCACAGTGCCAGGAGGTGGGTGACCACCTGCTGGGGAATAAGGCGCTTCTGGGCCATAGAGGCTGCCTCCCAGACCACAGCTTCCCGAATGGTTCCATCTTGGAAACGCCGGAGCTCCGAGCGGGATCCCCAGAACTGGCGGAAATCAGCAGCCTGAGGAGAGGCAAGGAAGAAGGGCTCTGTCAGAACTTTCCCTGACAAGCCTCAATTCAGGTGGCATGAACACCACCCACCCACTCCCTTCACTGCACTTGCTGGGCTCCCCAGGGTCAAATCACCGCCAGCGTTCCTCACCTCAGGCTGGTCGGCCTCTGGACCCATCTCGAGGACACTGGTCAGCCCCTCAGGCCGGAGGAGCAATCCCAGGGTCAGGGCCCCGGTGTCTCTGTGCTTCGGTGGATCCTGACTGATATCCCACTGTAGGATATAGAGAGGCTGAGCCCAAGCCAAGAGTCCCCCAGCCTGGCCTCCTCCCACATTCTTTTCCAGCTAGAGGGATGGCATGTCACTTGTGTCCCCTGAGCCCTGAATTCAGCTCCATTCTCCCACACACTCCCCCAATGTGCACCACCTCACCTCTGGGACAGGAGGCCGAGAGTGGGCCAGCAGGTGCAGCCGGGACCCCAGGCCCTGCTCCAGGAGGGTAGTTAGTGGGCCCAAAGCAGCTGTAACATAGTCCCCACCATGGTCTTGCAGCTCGGGCCACAGCTTCAGCCGGTGACATGCTGCCTGCAGACGACTCAGTGGGCGGAGACTAGAGGTACAGAGAAAGACAAAGAGGAAGAATCAGGGTCTGCTGGCACCAAGTCCCACTCACTCCCAGGAAGGCCTGAGCACCTGCCCGAAGACCTTGCCCAGGCACTGTAGCCCCAGGGAAACAGGACTCGCCTAGACACTCTGTCACCCCTAAACTCACTGCAAGATGTGGTCAAAAGCCCGGATCATGGGTTTGGGAGTCATCAACAGGAGCTGGAACCCGTCATCAGCTTTGCTGTCCAGCAACGCCATGGACAGCCGTGCCTCATGTTGCACCTGGGGCCACAGGGTCAGGAGGGAACTCAGATGTGAAACTGGTACCACTGTACCTCCTTATCGACCTGAGGGCTCAGGCTAGGAAACATGCCTGCCCTGAGCTCTTTGAAGAGGTTCTGGTACTAGCAGAAAGGACAGAGTCTGGGGCTGGGCCACCTGGGAAAACCCAGGAACGGGGGCCCTTTGGTACCTGGTGGTAAGTGGAGGCAGTGACATCAGCACAGAGGTTGAGATAGCCTGAGGAGTCCAGGAAGACAACAGGGAAGGCCTGGTGGAAGTCAGCCAGGgcgggctgggggcagggggagtgAAACCAATCAGGGTTGGGGCCTTAGCTTCAGGTCCCCTCACCCAGACCCGACCCAACTCACCAAAGAAGGATCTGAGCTGAGACATAAACTGATCCCATTGACTGTCAGATCTGTGGTAGCTGGAGTGAACCAGAGAAGGTGGGTATGTCAGGGGTGCCCCTTCTTGGGGACACAGCCCTAAGGACCTTCCCTCAGCCCTGGTGCCTGCAACTGCCTATCTCTGGaattcagtttgctcatctgtctgATGGCAAGGAGCAGACTGATCCCTGCTGGGATGAGAAGAATCCCAAGAGGAGTGAAACTGTTGGCCTTTCCCAGTCTAGCTGCCTCACCCAGAAACTGCAAGACGCTTCTTAGGACCTGGTAGCCGCTCATGGTGGTATGGATCTTGCGTGTGGACACAAGGAATGTAACCAGCATGGAGATCAGGAACCCACTGAACCCCCCGAGGCCCTGAAAGAGACGGAGGGAGAGGCTTGAGCTCAGAGCCAGCCCACCACTGAGCAGGGCAGTGAGGCTGGGCCACCCCCAACGCACCTTGTCCAGCTCACGCTGCCGCAGCCAGACCTTCAGAAGAGCCACACCATCCTTCAGTCCTGGAGACAAGCCCAGTACAGCTGACAGCAGCTGTACATGGGACTCcagggctgtgtcctgtaggaCCCACGTATTGTAGTGAGGCGTGGGGGGCTCTGAGCTCCCTGTGGGAACAAGGGCAAGACATGAGGTAAGAAGTCCCCAAGATACCCCTTCTCTCCAGCTCTACCTTGACACCAATGCCCATTCACCATCTCCTGGAGGACTCTGCCCTCGGTACCAGGCAGAGCGCACATTGTTCTTGGTCGGCAGCAGGCGGCACGGACGGAAGAAGTCAGGCGGGGGGCATGGATGCAGACGCACAGTGACCAGGTGCTCATCTTTCCCTGAGCAGAGACAGGGGGCACTGAGATCCTGTGGCCACCTGGAGCGAGGGGGGCTCCCACAACTCCCACCCCAAACTTGAGGCCCCTGTGCTTGAGGGGCCTATGCCTCCCCACTTGGACTTGTCACCCATACTATGCCCTAGCCCTGTGTGTGCTTCCTACCCTGTGGCCGCAGCAGCAATGAGGGTTTCAAGTGGCAGCCACCGCTGTAGGAGAAGCGAACACTGCCAAAGAGGGGGTCCTGAGCCAGGTGGTGAGCCAAGTGGGCCAGGTAGAGGGCGCGTTTGCGGAAGTAGCGCTGGTTCAGCCCATCCTTGTCCTGTAGGATCTCCTGGAGGAGCCAGAAGAGCAAAGAGATGACTGTGAGGTGTTGCAGGGCTTGAGGGCAAAAACAAAGCCAAGGTGAGAGCCCAGCCTGGCAACCCCAGGCCAGAATGCCTGATCCAGGGCTAACAACAATCTACCCAGTTCTGAGATGAGGAAGGCGAAGTCCCAAAGAGGCAGCAATTAGCCTAAAGGCACAGCTAAACTGCCCTCAGAATGACTGCAGTGGTCTGCTCTTTTGATTTAGAATTCAGATTTCAACACCCTGACAAGTGGAAGGTGAGAAAGACGGAGGGCCCTAGGGATTTGTAGGTGGCAAAGTGTCAGCTCTCTCCAGCCCCAACCCATGGACCTCACCCTGGGCATGGTCAGTGCCACATCCACATTGATGTCTGGTCGGATGCAGGTGCCCAGAAGGTAGCTGCCCACAACCATGACCTGGACTGGAGGCAGGAAGCGAAAGCGGCCTTTCACAGTAAAAGGCACTTGGTGGAGGGGGACTCGAACCCCAGCTGGGAGCCACGTCTGGTCTATCAGCTGTGGGGACAGAGATAGTGACAAGTATATATTCATTTGCCTTCCCCAAAACATGCTTTTCCATTTCACTTAATGGCAACTGCACACTAGTTGCTCAAACCAAAGACATTTAAATCACCTTGACACGTCTGTTAAAAATGCCCGTTTCTACCTCCAAAATGTATCCAGAGACTGACCACTTCTCCACTCTCCACCCTAGTCTGAACGACTACCATTTTTTAGTGAATCACTACACAATAGGTTCCTAACTAGTCTCCCCGATTTCACCTTTGTCCCTTTCCATCCTAGTTTCAGCATAACAGCCTGAGTGAACCTTTTAAACCCAGGGTAGATCACATCACTCCTTTCCAAAAAACCTCTGCAGTGGTTCCCCATTTCATTCGGAGCAGTGGACAAAGTCCTGATTTTGGTATCTAAAGCTCTGCATGACATGTCCCTTTCCCCCACTGCCTTTCTGAATACATCTCCTTCTAGCTCCCCCTCATTCACTGCAAAGAATGGTCCAGGTtcctgactttgagcctttgtgtGCTGGTTATTTACCCTTCCTGGAATGTTTTTCCTCCCTGACTCACCTCCCTCAAACGTTCACACAATTGTCACTTCAAAAGCCTACCCTGACCACCCTATTTAGAATTGCAAACCACTCCCACTCCCTGATACTCTCAATTTCCTTACCTTCCCATATTTCTGTCTTTTCCCAAGAGAGTATTTACCACCTTTTAATGCTACCATAACTTGTCATGCTTATTATCTATGCCTATCCCCCTAACACTAGAATATAGTATGTTTTATTCACTGATGTATCTTAAAGACATAATACTGCCAGGCACTTAAGTCcttcttgaatgaataaatatgtgaATGACCACACTCCAGGCTGAGCCTTCTGGCAGTGAGAATGGGTTCCCTATCATCCATCCCCTCCAGAGAATAACATGGCCCCTCTCGGAGATGCCCCCACTGAGGACTTCTTCTGGGCTTCCCAATCCCTTGGGCCACTCACTTTACCTCTATCTCAGGAATTGAGGGCACCTTCAGGATCCGCTGGTTGATCTCTCTTAGGAAGGCATCAATgcgcttcttcttcttctctgacAGCCTCACTTCCTTTAGTAGCTCCTCTAACTATAAGTGGAAAAGGGGTAAGTGCAACAGCCTCAGGGTCCCAGGCCCATCCCCCCAACCCAAACCTCAGCCGCCCAGCAGTACTTGTAAACGAAGCAGGCTGGAATGGAACAGGCTCTCGGTCTCCCGAAGGCGATTCAGCTCCTCATTGGTGGGCTCCTTGTACAGTTCTGCCCGGCTGAGCTTCACTGGCTGCAAGAGGCCCTCCACTGGAGAACCAGCCAATGTGCGTTTCTTTGAGGacactttcttcccttcctcccctgtGCCTTCCAGAGTTGGCTCCATCACCTGTGGCCAGTGAGAGGAAGAAACGAGTGTGAGGTCATAGGTGTCTAACACCTGTTGCATTAAGTGCTACCATGATAGGATGTGGGTAAAGGCTTCATCTCCTCCTGGTTCCTCTTTTGAATAGGAGTCAGATTCCGTAAAACTCAGGATAATCATTACTTGGAAGCCCTAGACTGAAAACTCCTTGAAGTGAGGGCTCTCTGTTTACCTCACAGCACAAGCAGAGTTCTGCCTGGAGTTCGTAGGGGTAGCTGACTGGGCTTTGCCCTAAGCTCTGCCCAAGCCCCCCTGTATTTCCAAGTGCCACGCACGGAAGAACTTCCTCTTCTGCTGGGTTGGGCCTGGGTCTTCTCAGATGCCCTCTTCACTCTTGCTTCTATCCATATCCTGCCAGGTTTTATCTCCCCTAGCAAGACCTGACTGTATCAGTACCCATTAAGTACTCGGTAATGCAAGGAATTAGAACCTACTGGGCCCAGGAGTGTAAACTCACATGTCATTCAATCCCCACAATAATCCTAGCAGAAAACAGGCACTTAAGGGAAGTCTTGTGACTCACTCAAGGTTTCACAATTGGTATACACTGTACTGTACTGTGAGCAGACTTCAAACCCAGGTGTGTGAGATTCCAAACCTTTTCGCCAGTAGCCCTGGGCCCGCCCCCTCCACAGTCCCACACCGGAGAGGGGGTTATTGGAACGCTCCGGGAACCCCACCATGTGCCTTTCACTAGAGCAGGGGTCACAGAACTGAGCACGAGAGGAATATCCCGCCCAACGTCAAGAAAAAGAACCCGGGCAAGGAAATAGTGCAAACCTCGGGGCTCTTCACCTCCAAGATACAGGGTTGAAAAACGAAGCAGAAGCTCAGTAGGCATCAGTGCTTCTACCCAAATACTGTCAGGCTCCACCTCCCCTAATAAGCCTTGGCTGTACCAGTGCCCGGGCTTGGAAACATCGGGGAAACGGGACTACTCCAGAGGAGTCTGTCCTCGTGTCCCTCGCCGGCGGACTGTCAGGTTCCGGTATCTACAGCCAGTCCTGCAGCCAGGGTGGGCGTCACATTTAGGTTCCCTTCCTTCCAGCTGGCTCACTCACCTCCGGGTCCCCAGCCGCTCCGGGAGGTGCCGGACCCATCACTCCAGGTCCCGCTCCCGCTCTTCGGATTCAGGTTCGTTCTACACGGCGCAGCTTTCCACGTGGGCGAAAGTGGTGAGTTCCAGAACTCAGTGAGAGTCCTGCTCCTCAGGACTCCGCCCAGCTCCAGAGCCATTGGACTGGAGCTCGCCATTGGTTCCTCACTCTTCAGGACCGCCCATTGGGGGAAGGACCAGACGAGGTCTACGATTTACGGCCTCTTCGCGACTCTAGGCCGGAAGCCGGCTGGTAGCTTCGATGTAGCTTCCTTTTCCTCACTTCCTTCGCTTGGATCAAGAAGGGAAGGGCGGAGCTAGCTTTGGCCctgttgggggggggggcggtgtttGTTGATTTATACCGACGATTAACAtttcctattatgtgccaggccaaAGTTCAAGTCGCTGGTGACCAAGACATACTGGAAAGTTTCATTCTAATAAGGGTGGGGGGAAGAAAGACAATGAACGTATGCTAGAGTATCTTCGGGTAGTGGTAAGTGCTGAAAATAAGAAGCTGGGTAAGGGGCTAGAAGACGTCGGAAGGTGGAGAATCTTTTAGGCAGGTGGTCATTAAGCGTTCTGAGCTGATTTTTAAAGAGACATCTGAATGCAGTTGAGAAGACTCTGGAGAAGAGTGTCCCAGGGAATTCCTAATATTTCTTCAGCCTGTCCCTTCCTCCATCACCACTGTCACTATCTGTATCTTTGGATCGTACCTCGTCTCTCACCTGCGTAGGCAGTCTCCTCCAGGTTCTCCTTGACTTCAAGAACCCCACCCAGCCCCCGGTCCTCAAAGGAAGTCATTAAAAGGTTTTAATCAGGGGAGAGACACGATCTAATTTCTATTTTAGAGACCACTGTCCGTGTTTTCAGTCTGTGGATTGAAAGAAAGCAAGGATGGAAGCTGGAAGATCAGTTAGGAAGCTATTATTATAATCCTGATAAGACAGTTTATGAAGGTGGTTGacaatggacatgaggagaggtGGGATTGTTTCTTCCAAAGACGTTTGAAGGTTGGATCAACAGAGCTTGGTGATTGGCTGGATATGGAGAAGTAAGGTATAGGGTAATGTTAAGGATTACTACTTGaacagttgcctcatatgtaggTGGATCATGGTGCCATTCTTTGAGATAAGGGACTCTAAAGAAGCAACAGGATTTGGGATGAAGATGATACATTCAGTTTTGGATCTGTGTGAGGTGCCAGTAATTCTTTGCCCTATATCTTCTCCCTCTTCCCGGTTTCAGTAAATTGTATCATCACTAGCCTAGTTGTCATATGAGTCCTGGCTCAGGTTGGGGGTGGGAGTGATCTATGATTCCTCCCTTTTTCCTCATCCATTACATCTTACCAATTACCAAATCTTTTCAGTCCTAACCTCCAAAATACAGCTTGAATTTATTTACTCTTCTCTATCATTACTGGCATGTTTAGTTCAAATCACATCATCTTGTGCCTAGGTTATTGTAATAGCTTTTTCCagttttttatcattaaaaatttCAAACCTGCAGAAACAGTGGAAGGACGACATAATGACCACCCACGTACCCTTCACTTAGATTCATTATGTATTAATGTTTTGTCAAATTTGTTTTATCTTTCTCCTCATATTTACATACTATCATTTTACAGAACTATTTGAGAATCAGTTGCAAATATCCCTAAATATTTGGCCATGTACCTACTAAGAACAAGGACTGTCCTTTACATAATCATAGTATAATTGTAAAATTCAGGAAATTTAATCTTGATATActatttaaggaaccctggtgatgcagtacttaagagctacagctgctaaccaagaggtcatcagcagttcaaatccaccagccactccttggaacccctatggggcagttctcctgtgttccttagagtcgctatgagtggaaaccaacttgatggcacctaacaacaacagtatactaTCGAAGTCTATATTCAAAATTTGTCAGTTATCCCAATAATATCCTTTatacaacagcaattttttttcctgatgcaGGATCATGGATCagatttagttgtcatgtctccatGTCTCTGGAACAGTTCTTAATCCCTCCCATTTTTGGTCTATTATGatgttgacatttttgaagaatatagGACAGTTTTGTGCAAtcacttttctctttgttttttttattgaagttcaatatatgtatataaagattCACATATCTTAAGTGTAAGCTTGTATATTCACAAATCAAATGTATGCATGCAACCAACCTCCAGAAAGAACATTTCCACACCTTTAGAAGCACCTCTCATCACTAACCCCCAACAGTACCACTATCCTGATTTCTTACAGCATCAGTTGGTTCATGCAATAGCTTTTAAAGGAACTCCCTACTCCACATTTGTCCTTCTTCAATCCATTTTCCACACATCTGCCAGAATGAGTCTTCTGAAACTGAAATTGTATTATGCCACTCCCTTTTAAAAATTCAGTGGTTCATAATTGAACTTAGAACAAATACAATCTTCTACAAGACCGTGATCAGTATGGCCCCTCACCCACTGTCCCATGCTTTCCCTTGCTCCTCTACCCCTTGCTCATGAAGCTCCAGCAACATCAGTCTTCTTTCAGTTCCTTGGTTGCATCAGGTTC
The sequence above is drawn from the Elephas maximus indicus isolate mEleMax1 chromosome 9, mEleMax1 primary haplotype, whole genome shotgun sequence genome and encodes:
- the NOL6 gene encoding nucleolar protein 6, translated to MGPAPPGAAGDPEVMEPTLEGTGEEGKKVSSKKRTLAGSPVEGLLQPVKLSRAELYKEPTNEELNRLRETESLFHSSLLRLQLEELLKEVRLSEKKKKRIDAFLREINQRILKVPSIPEIELIDQTWLPAGVRVPLHQVPFTVKGRFRFLPPVQVMVVGSYLLGTCIRPDINVDVALTMPREILQDKDGLNQRYFRKRALYLAHLAHHLAQDPLFGSVRFSYSGGCHLKPSLLLRPQGKDEHLVTVRLHPCPPPDFFRPCRLLPTKNNVRSAWYRGQSPPGDGSSEPPTPHYNTWVLQDTALESHVQLLSAVLGLSPGLKDGVALLKVWLRQRELDKGLGGFSGFLISMLVTFLVSTRKIHTTMSGYQVLRSVLQFLATTDLTVNGISLCLSSDPSLPALADFHQAFPVVFLDSSGYLNLCADVTASTYHQVQHEARLSMALLDSKADDGFQLLLMTPKPMIRAFDHILHLRPLSRLQAACHRLKLWPELQDHGGDYVTAALGPLTTLLEQGLGSRLHLLAHSRPPVPEWDISQDPPKHRDTGALTLGLLLRPEGLTSVLEMGPEADQPEAADFRQFWGSRSELRRFQDGTIREAVVWEAASMAQKRLIPQQVVTHLLALHADIPDTCVHYVGGFLDALIQGLKETSSTGEEALAAAVRCYDDLSRLLWGLEGLPLTVSAVQGIHPVLRYTEVFPPTPVWPAYSFYQRLRERASLVPRPDKPCPAYVEPMTVVCHLEGSGQWPQDAEAVRRVRAAFQLRLAEILMQQHGLQCRTTATHTDVLKDGFVFRVRVAYQREPQILREMRSPEGMISLRDTPASLRLERDTKQLPLLTSALHGLQQQHPAFSGVARLAKRWVRAQLLGEGFSNESLDLVAAALFLQPEPFFPPSSPQVGFLRFLYLVSTFDWKNSPLIVNLNSELTVEEQVEIHSSFLAARAQLPVMVIITPQDRKSSLWTQDGPSAQILQQLMVLAAEALPILEKQLMDPWGPGDIRTVFRPPLDIYDVLIHLSPRHIPRHRQAVDSPAASFCRGLFSEPRPSPLMPVLGYDPPQFYLAQLREAFGDLALFFYDQHGGQVIGVLWKPTSFQPQPFKASSTKGRMVVSQGGELVMVPNVEAILEDFAILGEGLVQNVEARSERWAV